The nucleotide window TTTTGTGAACATTTTATAAATTTCAAAGAAATAACAAATTAATCACCATTTTTTGAACTTCAGATTTTTTTTAATCCGGAATAGTTTTTTGAAAAGTGAAAAATATGAAAAAGCACAAAAAAAGTTGGGGCACGCCCAGACGCCATATGTGCCGGCCCAGAAGAAGTGCACAGAGGGAATCGTGGGCTGCATTTTTGCACGTTATGCAACGCCCTATGCGCTAAATAGGAGGCCTCACTACAGCGTAGAGGTTGTCCATCGACTAAGTGCGGCAAGCACTTATTGCATGAGGCCTCACTTTGTTGCACCCGACTTGCTCGACGGAATGCTCGACAAGAGCAATGGGGGTCTAAACGACGCTACATGGCCGATGTTACGTGTCGGTGCGACCATTGTTTTTTTACGAGGCGCGACCAAATGCTATGTTTCACTCGTTGTGAGCAATACGTATTGCTTGCTATCGTGAGGCTTTTACTGGGTCGACCCATTAGCTCTAGCAGACACGGCGAACGGTTTTAATTAGGAACCTTTTGAAACCTTATTGCTAGTTTTGGAAAGGTTCGAGAAGTTTTTTTTAATAATTGCTATCTACACAAGGTCCTATGAGCGTTTATAGTGTATTATTTATAGCATATGAGATATGTGTCATCAACTCCGAGATGATTATTTGTGAATTTGTTGGCTTCAATTGGTCAATTGCACGTGTGCTGCCCGTGCCTTGTGATCATGCTATTTCCTTGGATCAGCTGATCATTTCTCTCAGCTTTCTTTTTGCTTGTGTTCTGTCAGGGTGTGGCACGACCTCTTGCCATTGCGTCCCCTAGGCCGGAAGGCGTGTTTTTGTATGTCTACCCGGCCTTTAGACGTTGCGGTGTGGCCGGATGACGTGTTTTGGGATGTCTTACTAGACTTTGCATGTTACAGTTGGCCGGATGGCGTCTTCTGACATGTCTACCTGGCCTTTGCACGCTGCCACCTGACCGGTTGGTTTCTATGTTCCACGTGCCCACTGATCGAGCTCTTCCCTGGATTGTGAATCAGCTGGTTGGTTCGTCTGGTTTCCATCTCCTAATGTGGTTCCGAGTGGGAGTGCCCATCTTAGGCAACGATCATCTTATGTATCACCAGATAAAGACATGGGCAACCATTATCATTGTCTGTCATTGGTAAAGACACGACAAATAAAATGCATTATACACATACTCGCTTGCAGATAATTCACGGAAAACATGATTCAAATAGTTCAGCCAAGTTCTATGTAGCATTTACTTTTTGCTCCTTTGTGGATCATTCATAAAATATGATGTTCATAAGTTGCTTCGATTATTGGCTACAATTGGTCTTTGCGTCAAGGACGGAACGAGTCATCTAGTATAGGTTATTTATCCCACCATAGCAATTGTTTACGCACATCTTTATATTTCGCATAGCCTTTGCTTTCTAATAATAAAAGTAAGATGTGTAGTTGTGCCTATTCAGACTCCTCTAGAGCCATCTTGATCCTTTCAGGTGGCATCAGAGCTCCGTGCTCTATCTTATGGCTTAAGGGCCTGTTTGGATTGATGTTCCAACCTGTCCAGCCAATTTTTTGGTGTTGACTGAGTGTATAGGAAGGCGTTTGGTTGGTAGCAATTTTTTTGGCGAGCCCTGGCTACCCCTACTTTCCTAGTTCATTTTCACGCCAACGGATGGCAAAATTGGGGCGGGCGAAAGCTGCGCCAATTTTTTGGCATGCCCATGGGTTGGCAAGGCCAGCTCAGGCTAAATCCAAACAACCCCTAACTGCCCTAGAGTAAGATGCCCAGAGTTGTGGGATGAATTTCTCATGAACCCCGCGGAGTCCACCGACCATAAAACGAGTGCATCATTGTAAGATGATAAGTTTTACTCAACCGCGGAAGTAACAGAGATGTTGGCTAAACAACCCGGCCCGCCAATACGAGGGCTATGATTGATTTAGTAGTGAAGGAAAGACTGACAAATGTAAGTCCTAATGGTGCCTTTACTTCTCCCAAGGTGACAAAGGCACCGCCGACGACAAGTCTCATTGCCCCTCTTTCCACTACCCTACACTCGATTTATTTTATTTCATGTATGTCTGACTGTAGTGATGTTAATTGTGGTTACATTCATAAGTACCTTGGTCAATCTTTATTCCATTTCATATATGTCTGAGTATCCGGACAGCCCTCGATTTATGTGTTATTTATACATTTTTTATTATGCTATAATGTTGGCGACTGGTGATAGCTTTCTTCAATTATTAATTCTTGGGATGGGAGGGAGTAGGTCTTGCTTGTATCTGTTAATTCATTTCTGGTTCACATGACTTCAGGCGGACAAAGATGCTATAAAAGCTATGATTTTCACTCGAGTAAGTGACTTTGGAGTAGTTCTTGGgattttttgttgttgttttacTCTCTTTTGAACAGTAGATTTTTCAACCATTTTTGCTTGTGCTCCTAGAAATGAATGATTTTTTTTGCAATATGAGATTGAATGCCATAACTCCGATTTGTATTTTACCTTTTTACTTAGTGTTTTTAGGAAATCTGCACATATAGGATTGCATACTTGGTTACCCTCGTCGATGGAGTCCTTTTTTTTGGCCTCAACTTTCTGGTAGTTTTTATTCCATTCCGCGGTTGTGGGATGAATTTTTCATGAACCCCGCGGAGCCGACCGACCTTAAAACGGGTGCATCATCGTAAGATGATAAGTTTTACTCAACCGCGGAAGTAACAGATATGTTGGCTAAACGACCCGCGAATACGAGGGCTATGATTGATTTAGCAGTGAAGGAAAGACTGGCAAATGGAAGTCCTAATTGGAGTTGCTAAAAGTACTTCATAAGTACTACCTCCATTCTAGTTTATTGGTTCACTTTGTAATTTGTGCCAAATTTTGATTAAAGATTTAACTAATAAATTATTTATACATGTCAataaaaattatatcgttggattcatatttgaTCATAGTTTTTAATGATATAATTTTTTTCTAACATACATgaatattttattagttaaatttatgaatACAACGGGAACCAATAAACCAGGACCGAGGTAGTAGCTCGGTCCATCTTTATTCCGTTTCATATATGCACACATGACTATCCCATTAGACCCAATTAATCACGTAAGCTTAACCCACAAACAAAAAACTCCAAAATTTTCCACATACCGCCGACCAGTGGATCAAACTAAGTCCAGCCCGTGCATGTCTGCCTCACCTCTCACGCATGTCTTCGAAGCAAAGCAAAGAAATTCCTGTTATAAGAAAGAAGAAACAAAAAGAAAGCAAAGCAAggaaaaactaaaactaaatcttcACCACCCCGCCCGCCGATCCGGCCCGTCCGCCCCTTGAGCTTCGCACGCATGCCAAACATGTCCAGCGGGCAACGCAAAAACGCTGTCCATCCATCGATCCGTCCATATCATATCAGCAGCATAACATCCAGGAGTGCAAGCAAACCAACGCCCCGAAAGAAATCCTTCCAAGCAACCGCCTCCATTACTCCGTCCACCCGTCATCCAACGATCAAGCAGTCCGCAACGCCGGCCTATAAATCGTCGCTGATCGATCGCGTCTCATTCCACCCACACCAAGATCGAGCAGCAGTGCAGTCTAGAGCGCAGGAGCCAATAGTGCCATCGAATCCAAGATAGGGAGCCAGGACGCGACGACGCGGCGGCCACTGATGGCGGCACCGGCGGCGAGGAGCGTGGGCGTGGCGGAGCGGGCGCTGCGCGGGGTGGCGGACCTCATCAAGCTGCTGCCGAGCGGCACGGTGTTCATGTTCCAGTTCCTCAGCCCGCTGGTCACCAACAACGGCCACTGCGCCGCCTACAACAAGGTGCTCTCCGGCGCGCTCCTCGCTCTCTGCGGCGCCTTCTGCGCCTTCTCCTCCTTCACCGACAGCTACGTCGGCTCCGACGGCAGGGTCTACTACGGCGTCGTCACGCGCCGCGGCATGCGCACCTTCTCCGCCGACCCGGACGCCGGCGCCGCCAGGGACCTCTCCGGGTACCGCCTCCGCGCCGGCGACTTCGTGCACGCGGCGCTCTCGCTCATCGTGTTCGCGACGCTGGCGCTGCTGGACAGGGACACCGTGTCCTGCCTCTACCCGGCGTTGGAGGCCGGCGAGAGGACCATGATGGCCGTGCTGCCGCCGGTCGTCGGCGGCGTCGCCAGCTACGCCTTCATGATGTTCCCCAACAACCGCCACGGCATCGGCTACCAGCCCACGCGCGCCACCGAGGACTTCGAGCACAAGCACTAGCTTTGCTTGCCAGTCCTTCCGAGCTAATCCATGGCGTGGCCGGAACTGAATTGATTCACTCTTGTCAATTTCTTCGCAGTGTTTGCATGATCAACTTGGTCGTGTGGGTGCAAAGACTAAATTCAAAGTGTGGTGGTGTGATTGATGTTTGAGTGACGTGTCGTCGCCTTGTAGTTCTTGATTTCTCAAAGCTTGTACTGATATACTGTGATGCACTGGAGGTTAACACGCATTTCGCCGCCACGTCGATCTTTACTTCGGGGAATAACTCTTTTTCTGCATTGGCTTGAgttttactccctccgttccaaattatcgtcacagaaatggatgtatctagaactaaaatacatctaggtACATCCATACATGTGACAAGTAATtcgaaacggagggagtagttatgTTGTGGCGGTGTTCTTTTTTCATTCATATATCATGTTCGGTTGTTGTTGAAGACAATATTTGTTTTGAGAGTTTTTTTAGGCAAATTTGTTTTGAGAGTTGAGTGAAGTTGTTTGATGCGTGGTTGTGATGTCTTTACATGTTTTGGCTTCTATACAACAGATTGTGCTTGTGTGAGCCCCTTGTGAGCTTCTATTCCGCACTGAAATTATGATATTGTTAATATAATGCTCACTTGGGCCGGCCTATAAAACTGTCACTCGCTTAGGTTGGCTCCTTGCTTCGCCTGCTCgcttagtttttttttctttccgCTAGCTCATAAAATCTACTATCATTTTTTATTTGAAAAGGTTCATTAAATTAAAAGATGTTCaaggatttttttaaaaaaatcttgGGTTTTAAAAATGTCGTGAACTGGAAAAATATgatattttttataaaaatatgGTATTTTAAAATATTCGTGAATTTCAAATAATTTTCACAAATTGAAAATTATTATTGTactttaaaaatattcatgaacttaaattttttcatgattttttaagtttaaaaaatgttcaagtTTTTTACAAAAAATATAATTAATATATGgaaaataaaaatattttaaaaacaaaaataataaaagaaaaaatagcaaatgggaaaagaaaaggaaggaaacaGCGGGAAAATATTAAATAGATAACCATGTCAGTTTTAAATGGATTATAAATATACAACCAAGTCATTTGCACTATTTTAGTTGCAGGTTTCATTCACATTTGCCTTAGATTTAGTTGAGTTGAGTTGTTTGATGTGTGATTGTGGTTACATGTTTCGGCCTCTATACAACAGATTGTGGTTACGTGAGCCCCTTGTGAGCTCCTATTCCACGCTGAAATTATGAAATTGTTGCTATAACGCTCACATGGACAGGCCCATAAAACTGGCACTCACTCAGCTTGGCTGCTTGCTTGGCCCGTTCGCTTAGTATTTATCTTCCGCCAATACTAGCTCATAAAACCTTCTATCATTTTTTATTTGAAAAAGTTAGATAAACTAAAAGATGTTCAAGTATTTTTTATAAAAATCTTGGGTTCTAAAAATGTTGTGAATTAAAAAACAtgatttaaaaaaaattgagTTATAAAATATTTATGGATTTCagataatattcacaattttaaaTAGTTggtgaaatttaaaaatattcatgaacctaaaaatgttcatgaattttaaaaatcTTTGTGAagattaaaaaatgttcatattaTTTTAGGAAACTCATGAATTAATATACGAAAAATATGAATTTTTAAAAAAGAggaagaaaacaaatagaagaggAATAGGAAGGTTGTTTATATTATAGTCAATTTGACTTGCATACTAGATGGACACTATGAAACTAATTCATGAAAGACTACAGTTTTACTAGCGGTGTGTGTATAATGTCAAGAGTATCTACTGATAGTAGCACATGCTATAATGAAATTATATCTCTGTGTTTTTTGTTTGTGTATATTTTTATATATTACTTACTCACTCCGTCCAGAAATACTTATTGGATAAATGAATGTATCTacacgtattttagttttagatagaCCCATTGTTAATCATTTTCCCGACAAGTATTTCTAAACTAAGGGAGTACTCCTCCATTCCAAATTacacgagtaatttggaacggggGAGTATTATTCATGAGGAACTACTTCATGATTATATTGAGTTGAAAAAAGATTAGGAGGGCTCCATTTTCAGGTGCTTCCTCAAGTtctgttagggtttgtgtcctcaAAAAGACGAGACAGCGGCGGCTTCTTGAAGATGAAATAAGGTTCTCTCCGTTTAGCCCTCGTCCTGATGGTGTGTCTAGCATCGTCGaagggcgtgtggaggtgtgtcttcGGCGAATCTCGGAGGATTCAGTCGGTGGTTGTCTTCGGTGGATTCGCTCAGATCCGGTCTTTGTTCGTCTTTGTTCATGTGTCTTCAGGTTGGATCATTCCGATCTAAACTTCTCTTCATCGGCGGCGTTGATATTCTAATGTGTTGGTTCTATAGGGCTTTAGCACGACGATTTctcgactgtctactacaacaagttgtgcccGGTTCCGACGAGGGAGAGGCGATGACGGCGGCGTGCCTTCAGCTCGTTTCAGTGCTTATAGTAGTCGCTAGGTGGTTTATAAACCTGGATGTAATTTTTGGTGTTTATTTTATTGCCATGATTAGTGATGAATAAATCGACAGTTTTCGAAAAAATAGTTAAAAATTATATTATACTAAAAAAAAGGATTTGTCTCCAAAGTAGTTCCCCGTTACAACGGGGCATAGCAGTTCCCCGTACCCCAGAAAAAGAAAAACAGTTCCCCGTCGCATTCTCAGCAGCCTCGCCGCCGCCGAAAATGCTCCGCCGCCAGCGCCACTTCCTCCCGgccaagccccgccgccgccctccgcccCGCCCCAAACCCGCCGCCGAGCCCTCCGCCCCGACGTACACCCGCGACGTCGTCCGCCGCGTGACCAACATACTCCGCGACCACCCCTGGTCGGCGGCGCGCCCGCTCCTCCTCTCCCTCCCGGGCCT belongs to Triticum urartu cultivar G1812 chromosome 7, Tu2.1, whole genome shotgun sequence and includes:
- the LOC125520592 gene encoding protein DMP2; this translates as MAAPAARSVGVAERALRGVADLIKLLPSGTVFMFQFLSPLVTNNGHCAAYNKVLSGALLALCGAFCAFSSFTDSYVGSDGRVYYGVVTRRGMRTFSADPDAGAARDLSGYRLRAGDFVHAALSLIVFATLALLDRDTVSCLYPALEAGERTMMAVLPPVVGGVASYAFMMFPNNRHGIGYQPTRATEDFEHKH